One region of Vitis vinifera cultivar Pinot Noir 40024 chromosome 1, ASM3070453v1 genomic DNA includes:
- the LOC100249925 gene encoding protein trichome birefringence-like 2, with translation MEWKKLGFSEQILSPKRKVVSGFALGLGASLIVLTIVSFNTSFNVPMFRGFSNFGASNSSLASWSFSFSSTSSSTASPTNATLDFHDSADFKQGTEDGRVVDSTPQASLSGMDKDGDPLGIVLEKTHLGNTSEMVKNGSFTVDGGWIPETTHADASGTATKASLSNSNVEGMTSDMAILGNSSEMVNNGSSPGEEGTVIGKTGLGGNTSDGKIFVAENNNVGNLSYSGEYTKPPTEEESGTAGNDAGKATTNNKITATHYHSQLKKMPNSFYGGCDIFDGRWVRDDSKPYYPAGSCPYIDRDFDCHLNGRPDDDYLKWRWQPNGCDIPSLNATDFLERLRGKKLIFVGDSLNRNMWESMVCILRHSVEDKKRVYEISGRKEFKKKGFYAFRFEDYNCSVDFVNAPFLVQESSFNGRNRTFETLRLDEMDKSTTTFHDADIIVFNTGHWWTHEKTSRGEYYYQEGNYVHPRLKVLKAYTKALTTWARWVDKNINSNMTQVFFRGYSITHFKGGQWNSGGQCHKEVEPIFNEAFIRKYPSKMRALEPVLQMMRTPVTYLNVSRLTDYRKDGHPSIYRKEYKTVEEEIAAVHSQDCSHWCLPGVPDTWNELLYASLLQIGRGSWGS, from the exons ATGGAATGGAAAAAGCTTGGGTTTTCGGAGCAGATTCTATCACCGAAAAGGAAAGTAGTTTCTGGTTTTGCTTTGGGCTTAGGAGCTTCACTCATTGTTCTAACTATTGTATCGTTCAACACCTCTTTCAATGTTCCAATGTTTCGAGGGTTCAGCAATTTTGGTGCTAGTAATTCCTCTCTTGCTTCATGGTCCTTTTCGTTTTCAAGTACTTCTTCTTCTACTGCTAGTCCCACTAATGCTACTTTAGATTTCCACGACTCTGCGGATTTTAAGCAGGGAACTGAGGATGGAAGGGTTGTGGACAGCACCCCTCAAGCAAGTCTATCAGGGATGGATAAAGATGGAGATCCTCTGGGCATTGTTTTGGAGAAGACCCACTTGGGGAACACCTCTGAGATGGTGAAAAATGGGAGCTTTACTGTTGATGGAGGATGGATTCCAGAAACAACGCATGCAGATGCCTCAGGCACTGCCACAAAGGCAAGTCTTTCGAATTCTAATGTGGAAGGTATGACTTCAGATATGGCAATTTTGGGGAATTCCTCTGAGATGGTGAATAATGGAAGTTCCCCTGGTGAAGAAGGAACTGTCATTGGGAAAACCGGTCTTGGAGGGAATACCAGTGATGGGAAAATTTTTGTCGCTGAAAATAACAATGTAGGGAATTTGTCATATAGTGGGGAATATACCAAACCTCCCACTGAAGAAGAAAGCGGGACGGCGGGGAATGATGCAGGAAAAGCGACCACGAATAACAAAATTACAGCCACTCACTACCATTCACAACTTAAGAAAATGCCAAACAGTTTTTATGGGGGTTGTGATATATTTGATGGTAGATGGGTAAGGGATGATTCAAAGCCATACTATCCTGCTGGGTCTTGTCCTTACATCGATAGGGATTTCGATTGTCACCTTAATGGAAGGCCGGATGATGATTATTTGAAATGGAGATGGCAGCCGAATGGGTGTGACATCCCGAG TCTAAATGCAACTGATTTCCTGGAGAGATTAAGAGGGAAGAAGCTCATTTTTGTGGGAGATTCTCTAAACAGGAACATGTGGGAGTCTATGGTATGCATTCTCCGTCATAGTGTCGAAGACAAAAAAAGAGTTTATGAGATTTCTGGAAGAAAGGAATTCAAAAAGAAGGGATTTTATGCTTTCAGATTTGAG GACTATAATTGTTCTGTGGATTTTGTCAATGCTCCATTTCTTGTTCAAGAATCATCTTTTAACGGTAGAAACAGAACGTTTGAGACACTAAGACTGGATGAGATGGACAAATCAACTACGACATTTCATGATGCTGATATCATAGTCTTCAATACAGGCCATTGGTGGACTCATGAGAAAACATCTAGAGG AGAATACTATTACCAAGAGGGCAACTATGTGCACCCAAGACTGAAGGTCCTTAAAGCATACACAAAGGCCCTTACAACTTGGGCAAGGTGGGTTGACAAGAACATCAATAGCAACATGACTCAGGTTTTCTTCAGAGGATATTCAATCACCCATTTCAA AGGAGGCCAATGGAACTCAGGAGGACAGTGTCACAAAGAAGTGGAGCCAATCTTTAATGAGGCTTTCATACGAAAGTACCCTTCAAAAATGAGAGCTCTAGAGCCTGTGCTCCAGATGATGAGAACACCGGTAACATACCTAAATGTAAGTAGGCTTACAGATTATCGAAAAGATGGGCACCCTTCTATTTACAGAAAAGAATACAAGACAGTAGAAGAAGAGATTGCAGCTGTGCACTCTCAGGATTGCAGCCATTGGTGCTTGCCTGGAGTACCAGATACTTGGAACGAGTTACTATATGCATCTCTCCTACAGATCGGAAGAGGATCCTGGGGAAGCTGA